From Cellulosimicrobium sp. ES-005, one genomic window encodes:
- a CDS encoding ATP-binding cassette domain-containing protein, which produces MTTRPAVPALALHGIDKSFGAVQALTGVELEVHRHEVVALVGDNGAGKSTLAKIVAGVLTPDAGFIESDGVPVVIPTPAAAHALGIATVFQDLALCDNLDVVSNLYLGRELRRGRGLDEATMEGTARRVLADLNARVPSVRVPVSSLSGGQRQSVAIARTLLGSPRIVVLDEPTAALSVAQSAEVLTHILRLRDMGHAVILISHNMTDVRAVADRVEVLRHGRNNGSFSGPDASYEEIIAAITGASTLTSPRHDSSVSATQYPRRG; this is translated from the coding sequence GTGACCACCCGCCCTGCTGTCCCGGCGCTCGCCCTGCACGGGATCGACAAGTCGTTCGGCGCCGTCCAGGCCCTCACCGGCGTCGAGCTCGAGGTCCACCGGCACGAGGTCGTCGCTCTGGTCGGCGACAACGGTGCCGGCAAGTCCACGCTCGCCAAGATCGTCGCGGGCGTGCTGACGCCCGACGCCGGCTTCATCGAGTCCGACGGCGTCCCGGTCGTCATCCCGACCCCGGCCGCCGCCCACGCGCTCGGGATCGCGACCGTCTTCCAGGACCTGGCCCTGTGCGACAACCTCGACGTCGTGTCGAACCTCTACCTCGGCCGCGAGCTGCGTCGGGGGCGGGGCCTCGACGAGGCGACCATGGAGGGGACCGCGCGGCGCGTGCTGGCCGACCTCAACGCGCGCGTGCCGTCGGTACGGGTGCCGGTCTCGTCGCTCTCGGGCGGCCAGCGCCAGAGCGTCGCGATCGCCCGCACCCTCCTGGGCTCCCCCCGCATCGTCGTGCTCGACGAACCGACCGCGGCGCTGTCCGTCGCGCAGTCCGCCGAGGTGCTCACGCACATCCTGCGGCTGCGGGACATGGGCCATGCCGTCATCCTCATCAGCCACAACATGACCGACGTCCGCGCGGTGGCGGACCGGGTCGAGGTGCTGCGGCACGGCCGGAACAACGGGAGCTTCTCCGGCCCCGACGCCAGCTACGAGGAGATCATCGCGGCGATCACCGGCGCCTCGACCCTCACGTCCCCGCGCCACGACTCGTCGGTCTCGGCCACCCAGTACCCACGGCGCGGCTGA
- a CDS encoding ROK family transcriptional regulator: MNSDRSTPGSQASLREANRLRIVDAVRRFGGLTQVELAEATGLSTATVSTIVKELTGAGVVDTRPASRSGRRAQMVTLARRLGVVAAIQFGRRRLTVAIADPTREILAEQHMPLPVDHRLDTGLDRAALLVVEMLDRVGAAPDELLTVGVALPAPVDEDTGMISVRGVMRGWDDVHVGQVLAKRLARPVKVDNDANLAALAEHELGATRGYRDSIFVRASYGTGAGIVLGGRVHRGYAGTAGEIGHMQVDPAGPICRCGNRGCLETVVGSDALLALVRTSHGDLTLHDLVQGALDGDPGCRRVVADAGDRIGSVVAGLATALNPQAVVVGGELAETGEVLLAPFRESMRRHLVPNTIAPVEVLASDLGSRAEVLGALSLALAATDLATDGPVVAPSPTEGDPT, from the coding sequence GTGAACAGCGACCGGTCCACCCCCGGGTCGCAGGCGTCCCTCCGAGAGGCGAACCGACTTCGCATCGTCGACGCGGTGAGGCGCTTCGGGGGTCTCACCCAGGTCGAGCTCGCCGAGGCGACGGGGCTGTCGACAGCGACCGTCTCGACGATCGTCAAGGAGCTCACCGGCGCGGGCGTCGTCGACACCCGCCCGGCGTCCCGGTCCGGGCGGCGTGCGCAGATGGTGACGCTCGCGCGCCGGCTCGGCGTCGTCGCGGCGATCCAGTTCGGGCGCCGCCGCCTCACGGTGGCGATCGCCGACCCGACGCGCGAGATCCTCGCCGAGCAGCACATGCCCCTGCCCGTCGACCACCGCCTCGACACCGGGCTGGACCGGGCCGCCCTGCTCGTCGTCGAGATGCTGGACCGCGTCGGTGCGGCGCCGGACGAGCTGCTGACCGTCGGCGTCGCCCTGCCGGCGCCGGTCGACGAGGACACCGGCATGATCTCCGTGCGCGGGGTGATGCGCGGGTGGGACGACGTCCACGTCGGGCAGGTGCTCGCCAAGCGGCTCGCACGGCCCGTCAAGGTCGACAACGACGCGAACCTCGCGGCGCTCGCCGAGCACGAGCTCGGCGCGACGCGCGGGTACCGGGACTCGATCTTCGTGCGCGCCTCCTACGGCACCGGCGCCGGCATCGTGCTCGGGGGCCGAGTCCATCGGGGCTACGCCGGGACGGCGGGCGAGATCGGTCACATGCAGGTCGACCCGGCCGGCCCGATCTGCCGCTGCGGGAACCGCGGGTGCCTCGAGACCGTCGTGGGGTCCGACGCGCTGCTCGCCCTCGTCCGGACGAGCCACGGGGACCTCACCCTGCACGACCTCGTCCAGGGCGCGCTCGACGGCGATCCGGGGTGCCGCCGCGTCGTCGCCGACGCGGGGGACCGGATCGGGTCCGTGGTGGCCGGTCTGGCGACGGCGCTGAACCCGCAGGCGGTCGTCGTCGGGGGCGAGCTCGCCGAGACCGGCGAGGTCCTGCTGGCCCCGTTCCGCGAGTCGATGCGCCGCCACCTCGTCCCGAACACCATCGCCCCCGTCGAGGTCCTCGCGTCGGACCTCGGCTCTCGCGCCGAGGTCCTCGGCGCGCTCTCCCTCGCGCTCGCCGCGACCGACCTGGCCACCGACGGCCCGGTGGTCGCCCCCTCCCCCACCGAAGGTGACCCGACGTGA
- the chvE gene encoding multiple monosaccharide ABC transporter substrate-binding protein, with product MTSWRSKVTAFAGTALLVGSLAACSAERASDSGDGASEAADSGDTLVGIAMPTRSLERWNNDGAHLEELLQEAGFETTLQYADNKVDQQITQLQNMINQGADVLVIASIDGTALGPVLDQAAENDVPVIAYDRLINGSEHVDYYATFDNELVGTLQGEFIVEQLGLADGAGPFNLEPFAGSPDDNNAKFFFKGAWDVLSPYVESGQLVVPSGKAPATVDDWASIGIQGWESAKAQSEMENRLNSFYTDKKVDVVLSPNDSLALGIEQALEGAAYTSADWPIVTGQDADEANVKNMLAGTQSMTVWKDTRTLGDQVATMVEQIVDGAEVEVNDTETYDNGVKVVPSYLLPPEVVTADTVQQKLVDSGFYTAEQLGL from the coding sequence ATGACGTCATGGCGCAGCAAGGTCACCGCCTTCGCGGGGACCGCACTCCTGGTCGGTTCGCTCGCCGCGTGCAGCGCGGAGCGGGCGAGCGACTCGGGTGACGGCGCCTCGGAGGCCGCGGACTCGGGCGACACGCTCGTCGGCATCGCGATGCCGACGCGCAGCCTCGAGCGCTGGAACAACGACGGCGCACACCTGGAGGAGCTGCTCCAGGAGGCCGGCTTCGAGACGACCCTGCAGTACGCGGACAACAAGGTCGACCAGCAGATCACGCAGCTCCAGAACATGATCAACCAGGGCGCTGACGTCCTCGTCATCGCCTCCATCGACGGGACCGCGCTGGGCCCGGTCCTCGACCAGGCGGCGGAGAACGACGTCCCCGTCATCGCCTACGACCGCCTGATCAACGGCTCCGAGCACGTCGACTACTACGCGACGTTCGACAACGAGCTCGTCGGAACGCTCCAGGGCGAGTTCATCGTGGAGCAGCTCGGGCTCGCCGACGGCGCGGGCCCGTTCAACCTCGAGCCGTTCGCGGGCTCGCCCGACGATAACAACGCGAAGTTCTTCTTCAAGGGCGCGTGGGACGTGCTGAGCCCGTACGTCGAGTCCGGCCAGCTCGTCGTCCCCTCCGGCAAGGCGCCCGCCACGGTCGACGACTGGGCGTCGATCGGCATCCAGGGCTGGGAGTCCGCGAAGGCGCAGTCGGAGATGGAGAACCGGCTCAACTCGTTCTACACGGACAAGAAGGTCGACGTGGTCCTGTCGCCGAACGACTCGCTCGCGCTCGGCATCGAGCAGGCGCTCGAGGGCGCGGCGTACACGTCGGCCGACTGGCCGATCGTCACCGGCCAGGACGCGGACGAGGCCAACGTGAAGAACATGCTCGCGGGCACGCAGTCGATGACCGTCTGGAAGGACACCCGCACGCTCGGCGACCAGGTCGCGACCATGGTCGAGCAGATCGTCGACGGGGCCGAGGTCGAGGTCAACGACACCGAGACCTACGACAACGGGGTCAAGGTCGTCCCCTCGTACCTGCTCCCGCCGGAGGTCGTCACGGCCGACACGGTCCAGCAGAAGCTCGTCGACTCGGGCTTCTACACGGCCGAGCAGCTCGGTCTGTGA